One window of the Archangium primigenium genome contains the following:
- a CDS encoding acyl-CoA dehydrogenase family protein: MTSLPASLPSPLTADALLAEARRLAPRIAARAEEIEAARRLPADLARELAEAGLFRMVLPESLGGPALHPARVIEVVETLAQADGSTGWCVMIGALTAMCAAWLPEDTGRTMFGAPDAIIGGVAAPTGRAERVEGGYRVTGRWSWASGSQNCRWLTGGVVVTQGGAPRMIREGVPETRLVCFPIEDATLHDTWFASGLCGTGSGDMEVRDIFVPAERTFSMIAERPRVDHPLYAFPAFGLLGVGLPAVALGIARRAVDELTALAQQKKTPLTGRPIAARGAVQEAVAEAEGTLRAARALLMETVNATYAAGERREVTLRHRAELRLSYTHATRSAARVVDRMYEAAGGASVYRASPLQRCFRDIHVATQHAMVAPATLETIGAVLLGVEANTVTL, encoded by the coding sequence ATGACCTCGCTGCCCGCGTCCCTTCCCTCCCCGCTCACCGCTGACGCCCTCCTCGCCGAGGCCCGGAGGCTCGCGCCCCGGATCGCCGCGCGCGCCGAGGAGATCGAGGCCGCCCGGCGTCTGCCCGCGGACCTCGCCCGCGAGCTGGCCGAGGCCGGGCTCTTCCGCATGGTGCTGCCCGAGTCCCTGGGCGGCCCGGCCCTACACCCCGCGCGCGTCATCGAGGTGGTGGAGACCCTGGCCCAGGCGGACGGCTCCACGGGCTGGTGCGTGATGATCGGCGCGCTCACCGCCATGTGCGCCGCGTGGCTGCCCGAGGACACCGGGCGCACGATGTTCGGCGCGCCCGACGCCATCATCGGCGGCGTGGCCGCGCCCACCGGCCGCGCCGAGCGCGTGGAGGGCGGCTACCGCGTCACGGGCCGCTGGTCCTGGGCCAGTGGCAGCCAGAACTGCCGCTGGCTCACGGGCGGCGTGGTGGTGACCCAGGGCGGCGCGCCCCGGATGATCCGCGAGGGCGTGCCCGAGACGCGCCTGGTGTGCTTCCCCATCGAGGACGCCACCCTGCACGACACCTGGTTCGCCTCGGGCCTGTGCGGCACGGGCAGCGGGGACATGGAGGTGCGCGACATCTTCGTGCCCGCCGAGCGCACCTTCTCGATGATCGCCGAGCGCCCGCGCGTGGACCACCCGCTCTACGCCTTCCCGGCGTTCGGCCTGCTGGGGGTGGGCCTGCCCGCCGTGGCGCTCGGCATCGCGCGCCGGGCGGTGGACGAGCTGACGGCCCTGGCCCAGCAGAAGAAGACGCCGCTCACCGGCCGGCCCATCGCCGCGCGCGGCGCGGTGCAGGAAGCCGTCGCCGAGGCCGAGGGCACGCTGCGCGCCGCGCGGGCCCTGCTGATGGAGACCGTGAACGCGACCTACGCGGCGGGCGAGCGCCGCGAGGTGACGCTGCGCCACCGGGCGGAGCTGCGCCTGTCCTACACGCACGCGACCCGGAGCGCCGCGCGCGTGGTGGACCGCATGTACGAGGCCGCGGGGGGCGCCTCCGTCTACCGCGCGAGCCCCCTGCAGCGCTGCTTCCGCGACATCCACGTGGCCACGCAGCACGCCATGGTGGCCCCCGCGACCCTGGAGACCATCGGCGCCGTGCTGCTGGGCGTGGAGGCCAACACCGTCACGCTCTAG
- a CDS encoding extracellular solute-binding protein, translating to MNNVARVWWRKQRGLWGVAVLSGVLSEMGCGEAPPPEETPPPAKTLLRVPLYSYIPDAAGDRFQALNARIEAEFERAHPEVDLVVNPPCFQDDLYEPAQLAASLRGEGACPYEMVEVDTSLLGELVATGAVRSWSALPEGPEWQPAGLTAVRVEGQLYGVPHWQCAHYVHSRSDTVSAARTVDELLAALESLGTPQTNLAGNLLGSWNLPSLYLDAWTDTHGPSGVQSAVSTARYDTDVIAGMNRLARTCDAQGQNPCLDGTYDDDIDLPEKRLARGEVDASLGFSERLHVVLKNLPAGAPASALRLAPAPLGQGNQPLLFTDAFTLSARCTGACEQAARDFVAYMTRASTYQWMVLSEDAPAEGRVPRYLMPANRAVYALPAVAADAFYPVIGAASATGGAFPNTGLYGIRKQMRDHLRQALQAR from the coding sequence ATGAACAACGTGGCGCGTGTGTGGTGGCGGAAACAGCGGGGACTCTGGGGCGTGGCGGTGCTCTCTGGCGTGCTCTCTGAAATGGGCTGTGGCGAAGCGCCGCCCCCCGAGGAGACGCCGCCCCCGGCGAAGACACTCCTGCGGGTGCCTCTCTATTCCTACATTCCCGACGCGGCGGGCGACCGCTTCCAGGCGCTCAACGCGCGCATCGAGGCCGAGTTCGAGCGGGCCCACCCGGAGGTGGACCTGGTCGTCAATCCGCCGTGCTTCCAGGACGACCTCTACGAGCCCGCCCAGCTCGCGGCGTCGCTGCGGGGCGAGGGGGCGTGCCCCTACGAGATGGTGGAGGTGGACACGTCCCTGCTCGGGGAGCTGGTGGCCACGGGGGCCGTGCGCTCCTGGAGCGCGTTGCCCGAGGGCCCGGAGTGGCAGCCCGCGGGCCTCACCGCCGTGCGCGTCGAGGGCCAGCTCTACGGCGTGCCCCACTGGCAGTGCGCGCACTACGTGCACTCGCGCAGCGACACGGTGAGCGCCGCGCGCACCGTGGACGAGCTGCTGGCGGCCCTCGAGAGCCTGGGCACACCCCAGACGAACCTGGCCGGCAACCTGCTCGGCAGCTGGAACCTGCCCTCGCTCTACCTCGATGCGTGGACGGACACCCATGGGCCCTCGGGCGTCCAGTCCGCGGTGAGCACCGCGCGCTACGACACGGACGTGATCGCCGGCATGAACCGGCTCGCCCGGACCTGCGATGCCCAGGGCCAGAACCCCTGCCTCGACGGCACGTACGACGACGACATCGACCTGCCCGAGAAGCGCCTGGCCCGGGGCGAGGTCGACGCGTCCCTGGGGTTCTCCGAGCGGCTGCACGTGGTGCTCAAGAACCTGCCCGCGGGGGCCCCGGCCTCGGCGCTGCGCCTCGCGCCCGCGCCCCTGGGCCAGGGCAACCAGCCCCTGCTCTTCACCGACGCCTTCACCCTGAGCGCCCGCTGCACCGGCGCATGCGAGCAGGCCGCGCGGGACTTCGTGGCGTACATGACCCGGGCGAGCACCTACCAGTGGATGGTCCTCTCGGAGGACGCGCCCGCCGAGGGCCGGGTGCCGCGCTACCTCATGCCCGCCAACCGGGCCGTCTACGCACTGCCCGCGGTGGCGGCGGATGCCTTCTACCCCGTCATCGGGGCGGCGAGCGCCACGGGCGGCGCGTTCCCCAACACGGGGCTGTACGGCATCCGCAAGCAGATGCGCGACCACCTGCGCCAGGCGCTCCAGGCGCGCTAG